In Aeromicrobium sp. A1-2, the DNA window GACCGCAACCGCCACGACACCCACCGCCACGTGTCCCGCGGTGGAGCCGTTCGCCGCGGCCCAGGCGATCGCGACGATTCCGGCGGCCAAGCCCCAGAAGAACGTCGAGACGAACCCGTCAAGCAGGCGACTCACGACCGATGAGCCGTGCTCGAGCGAGCGCCGCCACTCCACGGTGTGCGTGAACGAGCGGCGTGAGCGGTTGAATGCGGGGGGCACGATGCCCGCGGCAAAGAACAGCAGACCGATCAGCGGAAGCCGGATGTAGGCCGGTCCGAGGAACCCGTCAGGGTCGCGCAGAGGCACGTCATAGCGGTTGGACGCGATGATCGCGGCCAACCCCACGGCCACCGAGAGACACACGGCAAAGGTATAGGGCCGACGACGCATAGGCGCCATCCTATTAGGTGACCCTGAGATTCAGTTGTGAGGGCGGCTCAGGCGTCTCCGCCCTCCTGTGCAACCCCCGCGACGGCGGTCGGATCATCGATCTGGAATCGGTTGAAGGCCTCGCGAACGGTCTCGGGTCGGACCGAGCCGCGTTGGGCGAGTGTCTGCAGAACCGACACGACGATCGACTCGGTGTCGACCTGGAACGTGCGACGTGCGGCCGCGCGGGTGTCCGCGAAGCCGAAGCCGTCGGTGCCCAACGACTGCCATGCTCCGGGCACCCATCGGGCGATCTGGTCGGGCACTGCGCGCATGTAGTCGCTCACCGCGACCGTCACCGCAGAGGTGTCCATGAGCTTGACCGTGATGTAGGGCATCCGGCTGTACTCGCCCGGGTGGTTGAGGTTCCACTTTTCGGCAGCGACACCGTCGCGGGCCAGCTCGTTCCACGACGTCACGGACCACACGTCGGCCGCGACTCCGTAGTCGGCGGCGAGGATCTCCTGCGCCTTGAGCGCCCAGGGGACCGCGACTCCGGACGCCATGATGCGAGCAGTGACATCGCCGTCCGCAGCCTTGCGGTAGATGTAGGCGCCCTTGAGGATGCCCTCGACGTCTACGTCTTCCGGCTCGACCGGCTGGTTGATGGCCTCGTTGTAGACCGTCAGATAGAAGATGATGTCTTCGCCGTGGGGGAACGTCTCGGTCGATCCGTACATCCGCTCGAGGCCGTACTTCATGATGTGGCTGATCTCGAAGCCGAATGCGGGGTCGTAGTGCACGACCGCCGGATTGGTCTGCGCAATCAGCGGCGAGTGGCCGTCGGCGTGCTGCAGGCCCTCGCCCGTCAGGGTCGTACGACCTGCGGTGGCACCGATCAGGAAGCCACGGGCCAGCTGGTCGGCCATGGCCCAGATCGAGTCGGCGGTGCGCTGGAAACCGAACATCGAGTAGAACATGTAGACCGGGATCATCGGCTCGCCGTGCGTCGAGTACGAGCTGCCAGCGGCGATCGCCGACGCCATCGCGCCTGCCTCGCTGATGCCCTCGTGCAGGAGCTGGCCCTGGGCGGACTCCTTGTACGCGAGCAGCAGCTTGCGGTCGACCGAGTCGTAGGTCTGACCGGCCGGGTTGTAGATCTTGGCCGAGGGGAACATCGAGTCCATGCCGAATGTGCGGTACTCGTCGGGAGCGATCGGCACGATGCGCCGACCGATCTCGGGATCCTTCATCAGATCGCGCAGCAGGCGGACGAAGGCCATCGTCGTTGCGATCTGCTGCTTGCCCGAGCCCTTCTTGAGCTCGTCGAAGGTCTTGTCCTCGGGCAGCTTGACACTGACCGGGTTGACCACGCGCTTGGGCAGCGAACCGCCCAACGCATGGCGGCGCGCCTTCATGTACTGGATCTCTTCGCTGTCCGGACCGGGGTGGTAGAACGGCGCGATGTCACTGCCGTCGATCTGCTCGTCGGAGACCGGGATGTTGAGCCGGTCGCGGAAGCCCTTGAGGTCGTCCTTGGTCAGCTTCTTCATCTGGTGCGTCGCATTGCGTCCGGCAAACGACTCGAGCAGCCAACCCTTGACGGTGTGCGCGAGGATCACGGTCGGCTGGCCGGTGTGCTTCTGGGCAGCCTCGAACGCGGCGTAGACCTTGCGGTAGTCATGACCGCCTCGGGGGAGCCGCTCGATCTGACCGTCGGTCAGGTGCTCGACCATCTTCTGCAGCCGCGGATCGGCACCGAAGAACTTCTCCCGGTTGTACGCGCCGGACTCCACCGACAACGTCTGGAACTCACCGTCCGGGGTGCGGTTCATCTGGTTGACCAGTGCGCCGTCGGTGTCGCGGGCCAGCAGGTCGTCCCACTCGCGTCCCCACACGACCTTGATGACATTCCACCCGGCGCCCCGGAAGGTCGACTCGAGCTCCTGGATGATCTTGCCGTTGCCACGCACGGGGCCGTCGAGCTGCTGCAGGTTGCAGTTGACGACGAACGTCAGGTTGTCGAGCTCTTCGCGCGCAGCGATGCCGATCGCGCCGAGCGACTCGGGCTCACCCATCTCGCCGTCACCGAGGAACGTCCAGACGTGCTGCTGGCTGGTGTCCTTGATGCCACGGTTGTGCAGGTAGCGGTTGAAACGTGCCTGGTAGATCGAGTTGATCGCGCCCAGGCCCATCGAGACCGTGGGGAACTCCCAGTAGTCGTTCATGAGACGGGGGTGCGGATACGACGACAGGCCGTTGCCGGCACCGTGAGAGTGCTCCTGACGGAACCGGTCCAGCTGTGTCTCGGACAGACCGCCCTCGAGGTATGAGCGTGCGTAGATGCCTGGTGCAGCGTGACCCTGGAAATAAATGTGGTCACCGCCGCCGGGGTGGTCCTTGCCGCGGAAGAAGTGGTTGAAGCCGACTTCGTACAGACTCGCGGCCGACTGGTACGACGCAATGTGTCCGCCGACGCCCAGACCCGGGCGGTTGGCACGCGACACCATGACGGCGGCATTCCAGCGGATGTAGGAACGGATGCGACGCTCGATCGCCTCATTGCCGGGGAACCACGGCTCGCGCTCTGGTGGAATCGTGTTGATGAAGTCGGTGCTGCGGAGCGCCGGGACGCCGACGTTTTGTTCGCGGGCGCGTTCAAGGAGCCTGAGCATCACGTAGCGGGCACGGCTGCGCCCCCGGCTGTCGATCATGTCGTCGAGCGAGCTGACCCATTCTGCCGTCTCATCGGGGTCGATATCGGGTAGCTGGGTCGGCAGACCCTCGTGAATGACTGGCGGACGTTCGTGACCGGATTGCGGCATGCTTGCTCCCTTGCGTCTTGTGGACGTGTCCATCATTCCACCTCGGGTTCGCTACTGTGATAGCGGCAACAGTGCCGACGTACCTACTTTTCAGTAGGTTTTCAACGAACGTAGGGAGACATCGCGGTGGACGCGGGCAAGTTGGGCTTCGGTCCTGACACCGTCATCCAGGAGCTTGGCTGGGATGAGGACGTCGACGAGGAGCTCCGTGTCGAGATCGAGCGCGTCACCGGCAACAACCTGGTCGATGGTGACCATGGTGATGTCGTCGATGGCGTGATCGTCTGGTGGCGAGACAAGGATGGCGATCTGATCGACTCCTTGGTCGACTCGTTGCAGGATCTCGCCGAGGGGGGATCGGTGTGGTTGTTCACGCCCAAGGTTGGCCGCGAGGGATACGTCCCGGGCGCTGACGTGGTGGAGGCAGCACCCATCGCGGGTCTGTCGACGACCACGACGGCGTCGGCCTCCGACGAGTGGGCATCGACGAGGCTGACCGCGCACAAGCGCTGAGCTCGGCTAATGACCTAGGGTCGCCACCGGTGATTGCGCCGCCAGATCGTTGATCTCGGTGCGCGATATTCGGGGTGACCGTCGCGATCCGAGAATCGGATCGCCCATCCGTCCTGATGGACGGTGCGATGGTGGTGTGCGCAGATCAGCACGCCTTCGGCCAGGATTGTGGTCTGCCCGACTGCGAACGGCGTCCTGGCGTGGTGTGCCTCGCACCATCCGGGTGGGCGGTCGCAGCCCGGGAACGAGCAGCCGCCATCGCGACGCTCCATGGCGCGCCGCTGGACGACCGTGAACGCACGCTTCTCGGCGCCGTGATCGAGGGGGAGCGACGCCCCTCCGAAGACTTGCGGGATGAGTCCGAGGTTGCAGGCCATCTGACGGGCCTGCCCGGCAGAGATGCGGGTGCCGGTCGAGAGGGTTGCGGCTCGAACACCGTTGACGAGGGTTTCATAGTCGAGCGCCACCATGAGGGTGGCGCCGACACCGCCACGCCCTGGCAGCTGGTCGGCCGGCAGGTGGCCGCAGAGCTCGGCGAATCCGAGGCCCTGGCGGGTGCGCGCGATGAGGTCGCGGTCGTAGTAGGACGCCGCGGCTGGAGTCGCGTCGTGAAGATGATCGCGCCGTGGGGCGGAGATCGCCTCGATAGCGGTGCGGAGCATGTCGGCCTGGGCATCGGGTAGGACGAAGCTGCCCCGGTGGGTGCCGTCGCGGTTGTCGACCATCCAGAATTCCGACCGTTTCCAAGCTGACTTCTCCCGGGACTCGAGCGACTCGTTTTCGTGAGCGTCGACCTCAGGCTTGGGCTTGAACTGATCGGTGATTCGCAATGACCTCGACCGCAGGTCCTTGAGGCTGAGCCGGGAGGCATCACCGATCAGCCGGTCCTCGCACCGGTGCTTGTGCTCGTCGAGGGTGTCGTCCGGCAGGTCGGAGATGGCTCCGGCGATGATCGCAGCTTGAGCGGCACCAATGTCTCCGCGCGCCAACGCGTCCTCGGTGCGGCCCGCTGCCCGCAGCGTCTCGCCCATGCGCACAGCCGACTCGGCCGAACGACGGTCACCGCCGAATGCCCCGGCGAGCATCGCTCCGGTCGAGGTTGCGCCCTTGCGCTTCGCGTAGTCGGAGTGGTCGAGCGATCGGGCAGCAGCCACGAGCTGCGCCCTGACCCGGGCCTCGATCCGCATCAGTCGTTCGCTCAGCGCGGCGATCGTGGCCGGCTCGAGGTTTTCCCACGCGTCGATCGGCATGCGGTCGAGCGCGCCGCCGATGTCTTCGACACCACGCGTTAGCGGGTGGGGGAGGGGGGTGGCGAGAGCGGCAGACATGATCCTCGCAGCGACTAGAACGTATGTTCGATTCTAGCATCGAAGGAGCGGCGGCGTCAAGGAGTAATAGTCTGAAATATGTTGCTATTCCAGTGCGATATGAGGCGCGCCTCCAGTGGCTCGATCCTGCGCGCAGCCTCCGGCAAGCCGCCTCGGGTGGTCGCACCTAGGCTGATCGCATGACTCTCGACATCGGCTCTGCCGCCCCTGATTTCACCCTCAAGAACCAGCACGGCGAGGACGTCTCGCTCTCGTCATTCCGAGGTGACAAGAACGTCGTCCTGGTGTTCTTCCCGTTCGCGTTCAGCGGCATCTGCACTGGTGAGCTCTGCGAGCTCCGCGACAACCTCGGCGACTTCGAGTCCGATGGCGCCGAGATCCTGGCGATCTCGTGCGACCACTTCTTCTCCAACCGCGCATTCGCGGATCGTGACGGATACAAGTTCTCGATCCTCAGCGACTTCTGGCCGCACGGGGAGGTCTCTCGTGTGTACGGCACGTTCAACGAGGGTGCCGGAGCCCCCAATCGCGGCACGTATGTGATCGATCGCGAGGGCATCCTGCGCTGGAAAATCGAGAACGGCATCCCCGATGCGCGCGACCTGTCGGCCTATCGCGCGGCGTTGGCTGAGATTTCCTGAAATCTTCCGCAATAACCTGCGCGCTCGACGGCCCGTGAGGTTTGATTAAGCCCACGCGGCTGCCAGGGACCCGAGACCTTGGCAGCTGCGGTTCTTTTTGTCCCGGCTCCCTGTGGATGAGGGTGGTTGCCGGCGCTTGCGGTATCGTTCCGCTGGTCCTGAGGGCGAATAGCTCAGTTGGTTAGAGCATCCGGTTTACACCCGGAAGGTCGGGGGTTCGAGTCCCTCTTCGCCCACTTGCTTTCGTCGGTCGCAACCATGGCTGTCCTGGTCGACCGCAGAAGGGTGAGTCCTTCCTGGCCTGCGCCCAGCTTGCCGATGGGGCGGCGTTCCAAATTCCCAACAAACGGGACATCTGCTGCTCTATCTTTGGCCCGTGACCATGAAGGTAGGAGCAACGCAGCAGGACGTTCTCAAGGACGGCCGCCACCGCACCCGGGTGCGCGCGACGTTCTCCGACGGCACTCATCGCGATCTCACGTTCGTGACTCGGGACAACATCCCCTTCGTGAAGACCAACAAGGGCGACATCTGGTTGCCGACCATGCTGGTGGTGGCGATGCGCCGTGGTGAGGACCTTGAGCTCACTGATCCGATTTCCGAGCGTGCCGTCGCGATCAACCGTGTTCAGGACATCCTGACGACGTGGTACTCGCGGCGTATGAAGCGCGTGGAGGTGCAGGCACCTCCCGCTCAGAGCAACCGCCGGCGGCTGCTCGCATCTCCCGAGCGGTTGACGGGGACGTGCTTCACCGGCGGCGTGGACTCCTTCTACAGCTTGACCAAGAACCAGGACCGCGTCGGAGCGATCGTCTATGGGTTCGGTCTAGACGTGCCGTTGCGTGAGACTGCGGCCATCGAGCGCACTACTTCACTGCTTGAGCAGGTCGCCGCAGAGAGCGGCAAGCAGCTCCTCACCGCCAGGACGACGATCCGAAAGTTCCTGGCGCCAGACACCCGCTGGGGCAGCGAAGCCCACGGCGCGGCCCTCGCCAGCCTCGGGACCCTGTTCTCTCCCGTCATCGATCGGATTCTGGTGCCCGCGACCCACAGCTACGCGACCGGCCAGAAGTGGGGTTCGCATCCCCTGCTCGACGATCTCTGGTCCACCCGCCGACTCATCGTCGAACATGACGGCGCCGAGGCTGGCCGTGCACTGAAGACGTCGCTGATCGCTGACAACCCGGTTGCTCAGCGGCACCTTCGTGTCTGCTACATGGAATTCGCCACGATGAATTGCTGTCGCTGCCTCAAATGCCTGCGCACGATGGCGAATCTCGCCGCGGTGGACCGGCTGGACAGCTTCCCGACGTTTCACGAGCCGCTCGACCTCCAGCGGCTGGGCTCGTACGAGCTGCGCCGGGGCAATGCCGTGAACCAGATTCGTGACCTTCACAACTTCGTCCGCCGCACCCCGGGGAAGGAGGACATCACCGAGACTCTCGCGGGGATGCTTCAACGCGTGGGCGTCGCCAAGTAGGTAGGGAAAACCCTGGTCTCCGGGCAAACTGCCCCGCCACGGCATGAATGCTTCGTACTTCCAGGTCGACTCTCCAAACGAAGGAATCGACCATGAGACGGCGGGCGGCAGCGATTTCACCCTGGTGCAGGACGGCGTGGAGTCCGGGGACGATGCATGGCCAACGACGACGTCATCGGCGGATTCGGGTCGGGCGAGAGCGTCTGGGATCGTCGGGGACTGTGCCGCCGGGTTCGTGGTCGGGCCGGCATCGACGATTCCTCCGACACAGGCGCGATCGGACGGCTCAGGATCAACTTCGACGGCTCGGGGGACTTCCTCGGGGTCTACGACGGCGGTGACGCCGAGGACATCGTGGTCATCATCAACCTGACGGACAAGTTGACGATCAAGTCATCGCGCGGGAACCCCGACGAGTCGACCGTCGTTGGGTTCGGTGAGCCTGAGGCGCTGTGCCGGGGTGCGCTTCCGACCGACTGAGCGGTGGATCGTTGTCTAGCGGCGTCGGGTGTCAGCCGACGGACTGGCCGAATCGGGCCCCGGTCTGTTCGGGGCCGGGCTGCCAGGCGCGCGACTCCTCGGTGCTCGACAGCACGTAGACGGAGCCGCCATCCTGGTTCGGGCTCGTGATGGCGAACACCGCCTCGCCATAGTCCCTCGGCTGGTTCACCGAGACGCTGTCGTTGGACGGAAGCCCGGCGACCGCTGCTCCGAACCTGTTGCCCACGCGGACCGCACCCGGAGTGCCGGGGGAGTCCTCGGTGATGAAGGGGGAGGGGAATGAGAGCTGGGAGATCCCGATCCGCAGGATCTGGGCGCCTCCCGCATCGGGGACCCGGCCGACGTCCTCGCCGGGTATGCCGATCACCAGCGTGCGGTCGTCGCGGTACGCGACGGCCGAGCCGAACTGGTCGCCGGACTCCACGATGCCGGCCACGCCGGAGGTCGACTGGGTCAGCGTGATGGCCTTCAGGATACTGGTGGGGCCGTAGCGCTTGAGGACCGTGACGCTGCCGGCGTCCTTGACCTTGCCCACGTCCTCGCCGGGCACGCCGATGGCGAACTGACGCAGGGATGACAAGGGAGGCAGCTCGCTGCCGCTGAGGCTCGACCCGAAGCGATCGCCGGCCTCGGCCTTGCCGGGGACGCCGGACGTGTTCTCGGTGATCAGCCTGGACCTCGCGTACTTGCTGATGGCTGTCACGGACCCTGCCGCGGTGTGACCGTCGACCCGGTCGCCGGGGGCGCCGACGTAGAGGTAGAAGTCCTCGGCATCTGCCACTGGCAGGTAGTTGAGGAACTGGATCACCTCACCGAAGCGGTCTCCCGCCTGCAGGGTTCCGGGAAGACCACGCGAGCCCTGTCGCTCCTGGACGGCCGCCGAAGGCCGACCGAGGTCATCGGTTCGGTTGACGACACCTCCGTCGTTGTTCTCTCCCGGAGCGCCGAAGGCGAATGTGACCGGGTACTCGTCGCTACCGCCGAGAGCCGCGACCGAGTAGCCGAACTCGTCGCCGGCCTCGACGTTTCCGCCCACGTCGCCCTGGTCGACGTTGTCGATGAGCTCCTGCTCGATGTCGTCGTTGGGGCCACCGTTGATGGTCAGGACGTGCCCCATCCCGGCGTCGACCTTCCCGTCGACGTCCTCTCCCGGCGAGCCGATGATGATGCCGTAGCAGCCGTCGATGCTGGTCCGATTGGCGGCGACGGCCCAGCCGAAGTGATCACCGGCCTCGGGGGTCTCGCCGAGATCTGTCTGGGTGAGCACCCGGCGGCTGCCCCCGCCCATGACACCTTCGGCGTCGCCGAACAGGATCGTCACGGTGCCCGCCTCGGGCTGACCCGCGACGGTCGCCTCCGGGTCGCCGACGACGACATCCTCGAATCCGTCGCCGTTCAGGTCGCGGTATGGGCGCGAGGAGTCGCACGGCTCGGTCGCGGCGTCGGCCGGGCCCGCCAGCGCCAGCGGCGCAGCCAGCGCTGCGACGGTCGCCGCGATGCCCAAGGCGAACATGCTTCTCGTCGGTGTCATAGAGGGACTTTGCACCAGCCTCTCTCAATTAACAAGGGGGGCGATCACTCGCCCGGCGTGCGTCCCTCAGACGTCCGCCTCCGGAGGGTGGCTGGTCACTCGGCGCAGCACGAACGGGGTGCCCGGAGCGTGGCGCAGGCCGACCCGGTCGACGAAGGTCAGGCCGAGGAGCACGCTGTCCTCCCACGGGCGGAACTCATCGCGCACCCATCGCCACGGACGGGGGGCGTCGGCAGGGTAGGTCACGACCAGTGCGGGGCCGCCGTCGGCGAGCGACGCCGCGAGGGTCGCCCGCATGGGGAGGGTTGCGGTCAGGGCGGATCCGTCGACCGTGCGCAGGAGGTTCCTGCCTTCGAGGGCGGTCGATTCCCCGTCAGGGGAGTCGAAGTGCTTCCCGAACCATCTCGGCAGCCCAACGAGAGCCAAGCCGCGGGGCGCGACGGTCTGCAGCGTCCTGCCGACGTACGTCGCCTCGAAGGTGCCGCAGAGGTCGGTGAGGCGTGGTTCGTCCAATGTCCACCATGCCCGGCGCAGGTGGGCCATCGAGTGGTCGTGGATGCTCGCGCGGGCCGCAGCCTCGAAGTTCGACATGACGCTCACCGTAGTGCTGGCCCAGTGAGTGCTGTCCAGACGCCGGTCAGGCGAAGCTGACTGACCCGGCCGGCGCAGTGCCGGCCTGAAGCCCGGGCGCCTGGTGCTCGTGCCAGTAGAGGTTGGTGTGCGCCACGACGAGGTCGGGAGTCGGTGCGCCCCGCTCGCTCAGGTCCTGGGTCGTGTGGGAGTCGGACACCAGAGCGGCGTCGCGGCCGCGGACGATCGCTCCGTGAAGCGTCGAGCCTATCGCACTCGTCGGTCTGGGCGCCGGCGACGACCAGGCGGCCGACCTGCCGTTCGGCCAGAACCGCCTCGAGGTCGGTCTCCTCGAAGGAGTCGGGGTAGGTCTTGTGGACCAAAGGCTCGGACTCGTCGCGGACCAGCTCGGGCACGTACACCCAGCCGTCGCTGCCCTGCGGCATCGACTCCGAGGAGTGCTGCACCCAGATGACCGGCACCTGCTCGGCGCGGGCTCGCTCGACCAGGCGCGCGATGTTTGCGACGACTCGATCTCGGTCGTGGGCGTCGCTCACGACGTCGTTCCGGACGTCGATGACGAGTAGTGCAGTGCTGGTGCGGTCGGTCAAGGTCGTCATGTCGGGCTTCTGCCGGTTCCGTCCGACAGTAGGCACGCGAGCCGACAGTTTCTAGGAACAGGCGGACACGACCAGGTCGTGCACCTGTGCGAATCCGGTGACTCGGGCGGAGTCGTCGCGATGGATGCGGGCGATGAGCGCGACGCCTTAGTCGCGGTGCAGCTCGCGGTACGCCGCGGAGGTGCCACCGTCGACGAGCGCCACGACGCCCAGCCGGGTGCTCTCGGCGAAACGGACAGTGAAGCCGTCGCCGACGAGCCCGCCGACCCGCTCGATCGTGTTCTTGGCGTCGATCGTGGTTCGGTCACGGCTGCAGACCAGGTCCGGCGCGACGAGCACCGCGGGGGAGGTGTGGCCGGTCGAGCAGGCGGCAGCCCCGCCGAGAAGGGCGACGGTCAAGATGAGGGTGCAAGCCCCGAACCGTGGACGCACAAGTCCAGCCTCACCCTGCGCATCCCGCTCCCGCAACAGGGGTCGGGAAGATCAGGCCAGGGCGAGGAAGAGCTTTTCCATCTTCTTGACGTCCACGCCGTCCAGACCGTCGCCGTCAGCGAGGCACTGCTGCAGTCCTGTTGCGACGATCGCGTAGCCGGCGCGGGACAGCGCCTTGTTGACCGCCGCCAGCTGTGTCAGGACCGACTCGCAGTCGGCGCCGTCCTCCATCATGCGGATGACGCTGCCGAGGTGGCCGTTGGCGCGCTTCATCCTGGTGATGATCGCCTTGATCTCGGTGGGCTCGAGCTCCATGGGATTCCTTTGTTCTGCTGGTTCGGGTCAGGGAGTTGCGACGGCGGTGAGCGCCGCGGTCAGTCGGGTACGAGCGTCTTCGGCGACCTCGCGGACGGCGCCGGCCGCTTCGCCAGCCATCGACATCATGATCTGCGGGTCGAACGCCTCGACGACGGTCCGATCCTCTCCGACGCTTCGAACGACGACGTTGCACGGCAGCAGGGCGGCGATCGAGGGATCCGCCTGGATGGCCAGGTGTGCCAGCTGCGGCCGGCACGCGCCGAGGATGATCTGCGGCTCGATGTCGACGTCGAGCTTGTTCTTGAGCGTCGTCTTGAGGTCGATCTCGGTCAGGACGCCGAAGCCGGCCTCGGCGAGCTGCTCACGTACGGCCTGGACGGTGGCCGCGTAGGGGCGGTCTGTGGTGATCTGGATCGTGTAGTCAGTCATCTGCGCAGTCTCCGTTGCCTCGGTTCGAGGGATTGTCGGGGGTGTCCGACACCTCGACAATACATCCCCCCGGGGGGATATGTTAACGTCGGACCGTAACCCCCAGGGGGGATTTTTGCGAGAGAGGGTTGACCATGACAGATCTGGCTATTCGTACGCTCGAAACCGCGTCGCTGGGCGACCGCACCTATCTCGTCCATGACGGGGAGGTGGCCCTCGTGATCGACCCGCAGCGCGACATCGACCGGGTGCTCGAGCTCGCAGCGACGGAGGGCGTTCGGATCACCCACGTCTTCGAGACGCACATCCACAACGACTACGTCACCGGCGGCCTCGCGCTCGCCCGCGAGACGGGCGCGGCCTACCTGGTCAATCGCGCCGATGACGTGTCCTTCGAACGCACGCCGATCGACGACCGCCAGATCATCGCGGTGGGTGACCGGATGCGGATCACCGCCCTCGCCACCCCCGGGCACACCTTCACGCACCTGTCCTATGCCCTGCGCGACGAGGGCACCGACGCCGACGTCGGGGTCTTCACCGGTGGATCGCTGCTGTTCGGCGCGACCGGCCGTCCTGACCTTCTCGGTGATGAGCACGCCGACGAGCTCGCCCGTCACCAGCACGCCTCGGCGCAGCGCCTGGCCGAGGAGCTCCCCGACGACACGGGTGTCTTCCCGACCCACGGCTTCGGCAGCTTCTGCGCCGCGACCCAGTCCGATGCCACGGAGTCCACGATCGGGCAGGAGAAAACATCGAACCCCGTCCTCACGCAGGACGAGGAGACGTACGTCCGTGAGTTGCTCGACGGCCTGGGCGCATGGCCGGCGTACTACGCCCACATGAGCCCGGCCAACGCCGCAGGCCCGGACGCGCCCGATCTCAGCACCCCGGCTCGTGCCGACGCCGACGAGCTCCGCACCCGTATCGAGGCCGGGGAGTGGGTCGTCGACCTGCGGAACCGGACGGCGTTTGCCGCCGGCCACGTGCGTGGCACCCTCAACTTCGGTCTCGACGGCGGATTTGTGACGTACCTTGGCTGGCTCATCGCGTGGGGCACCCCCGTGACGCTGCTCGGCGAGACGGCAGAGGACGTCGCGGAGGCGCAGCGCGAGCTCGTACGCATCGGCATCGACCGTCCGGCCGCGCACTCGACCGGCGGGCCGCAGGACTGGACCCGCGACGAGCTGGCGAGCTTCCCGACCGCGACCTTCGCCGATCTCAACCAGGTCCGGCACCACCGCGAGGTCGTCATCCTGGACGTCCGTCGTGCCGACGAGCACGAGTCGGTCTCGATCGTCGGTGCGCTCGGCGTGCCTCTTCACGAGCTCTCGGGCCGCCTTGACGAACTGCCTGGTGGTGAGATCTGGGTGCATTGCGCCAGTGGCTACCGCGCGTCGGTGGGCGCCTCGATCCTGGATGCCGCGGGCCGCAAGGTCGTGGCGATCGATGACGACTTCACGCAGGCTGCGGACGCCGGTCTGCAGCTTGCCGAGCCAGCGGAGTGACAGCGGTCCTACTGGCTCTGTTCCTCGGCGCCCTGATCGGACTCTCGGTCGGCGCGCTCGGCGGTGGCGGTTCGATTCTGGCCGTCCCGGTGCTGGTCTACCTGCTGGGTGAGTCCCCGGCGCAGGCCACGACCGGTTCCCTGGTTGTCGTTGCCGTGACCTCGGTGATTGCCGCGTTGACGGCTGCGCGTGCGGGGAACGTGCTACTCGCCCGCGGCGCCGTGTTCGGCGTCGTCGCGATCGGAGGGACCGCGGTCGGAGCGAGGGCAGCAGTGCACGTCGACGAAGACGTTCTCATGGTGAGCTTTGCCGCGCTCCTGCTCCTCGTCGGCGCCACGATGGCCTGGCGACAGCGT includes these proteins:
- a CDS encoding isochorismatase family protein, whose protein sequence is MTTLTDRTSTALLVIDVRNDVVSDAHDRDRVVANIARLVERARAEQVPVIWVQHSSESMPQGSDGWVYVPELVRDESEPLVHKTYPDSFEETDLEAVLAERQVGRLVVAGAQTDECDRLDASRSDRPRPRRRSGVRLPHDPGPERAGRTDSRPRRGAHQPLLARAPGARASGRHCAGRVSQLRLTGVWTALTGPALR
- a CDS encoding DUF3052 domain-containing protein codes for the protein MDAGKLGFGPDTVIQELGWDEDVDEELRVEIERVTGNNLVDGDHGDVVDGVIVWWRDKDGDLIDSLVDSLQDLAEGGSVWLFTPKVGREGYVPGADVVEAAPIAGLSTTTTASASDEWASTRLTAHKR
- a CDS encoding DUF302 domain-containing protein; its protein translation is MTDYTIQITTDRPYAATVQAVREQLAEAGFGVLTEIDLKTTLKNKLDVDIEPQIILGACRPQLAHLAIQADPSIAALLPCNVVVRSVGEDRTVVEAFDPQIMMSMAGEAAGAVREVAEDARTRLTAALTAVATP
- a CDS encoding peroxiredoxin, producing the protein MTLDIGSAAPDFTLKNQHGEDVSLSSFRGDKNVVLVFFPFAFSGICTGELCELRDNLGDFESDGAEILAISCDHFFSNRAFADRDGYKFSILSDFWPHGEVSRVYGTFNEGAGAPNRGTYVIDREGILRWKIENGIPDARDLSAYRAALAEIS
- the aceE gene encoding pyruvate dehydrogenase (acetyl-transferring), homodimeric type; protein product: MPQSGHERPPVIHEGLPTQLPDIDPDETAEWVSSLDDMIDSRGRSRARYVMLRLLERAREQNVGVPALRSTDFINTIPPEREPWFPGNEAIERRIRSYIRWNAAVMVSRANRPGLGVGGHIASYQSAASLYEVGFNHFFRGKDHPGGGDHIYFQGHAAPGIYARSYLEGGLSETQLDRFRQEHSHGAGNGLSSYPHPRLMNDYWEFPTVSMGLGAINSIYQARFNRYLHNRGIKDTSQQHVWTFLGDGEMGEPESLGAIGIAAREELDNLTFVVNCNLQQLDGPVRGNGKIIQELESTFRGAGWNVIKVVWGREWDDLLARDTDGALVNQMNRTPDGEFQTLSVESGAYNREKFFGADPRLQKMVEHLTDGQIERLPRGGHDYRKVYAAFEAAQKHTGQPTVILAHTVKGWLLESFAGRNATHQMKKLTKDDLKGFRDRLNIPVSDEQIDGSDIAPFYHPGPDSEEIQYMKARRHALGGSLPKRVVNPVSVKLPEDKTFDELKKGSGKQQIATTMAFVRLLRDLMKDPEIGRRIVPIAPDEYRTFGMDSMFPSAKIYNPAGQTYDSVDRKLLLAYKESAQGQLLHEGISEAGAMASAIAAGSSYSTHGEPMIPVYMFYSMFGFQRTADSIWAMADQLARGFLIGATAGRTTLTGEGLQHADGHSPLIAQTNPAVVHYDPAFGFEISHIMKYGLERMYGSTETFPHGEDIIFYLTVYNEAINQPVEPEDVDVEGILKGAYIYRKAADGDVTARIMASGVAVPWALKAQEILAADYGVAADVWSVTSWNELARDGVAAEKWNLNHPGEYSRMPYITVKLMDTSAVTVAVSDYMRAVPDQIARWVPGAWQSLGTDGFGFADTRAAARRTFQVDTESIVVSVLQTLAQRGSVRPETVREAFNRFQIDDPTAVAGVAQEGGDA
- a CDS encoding HNH endonuclease signature motif containing protein, with amino-acid sequence MSAALATPLPHPLTRGVEDIGGALDRMPIDAWENLEPATIAALSERLMRIEARVRAQLVAAARSLDHSDYAKRKGATSTGAMLAGAFGGDRRSAESAVRMGETLRAAGRTEDALARGDIGAAQAAIIAGAISDLPDDTLDEHKHRCEDRLIGDASRLSLKDLRSRSLRITDQFKPKPEVDAHENESLESREKSAWKRSEFWMVDNRDGTHRGSFVLPDAQADMLRTAIEAISAPRRDHLHDATPAAASYYDRDLIARTRQGLGFAELCGHLPADQLPGRGGVGATLMVALDYETLVNGVRAATLSTGTRISAGQARQMACNLGLIPQVFGGASLPLDHGAEKRAFTVVQRRAMERRDGGCSFPGCDRPPGWCEAHHARTPFAVGQTTILAEGVLICAHHHRTVHQDGWAIRFSDRDGHPEYRAPRSTIWRRNHRWRP
- a CDS encoding metal-sensitive transcriptional regulator, which gives rise to MELEPTEIKAIITRMKRANGHLGSVIRMMEDGADCESVLTQLAAVNKALSRAGYAIVATGLQQCLADGDGLDGVDVKKMEKLFLALA